The Agrobacterium larrymoorei sequence TCGCCAGCGCATTGCGAAATGCCTTGGCAAAGCTTTCCCGATCATCCGGGTTGAGGAAGGAGCCGATATCCGTCACCCGGCCTTCGCCCGACACATGCATGGAAAGAATACCGAATTCCTCGTGACGGCGCACCCGAAACCGCGCCCAGAACGGATTGAACCGATGTTCAACCACCTCTCCCTTCGGCGAAAATTTACGGATGGAGAGGTTGGCGCGAGACACCACCACCTGCTCCTTAACCTTGGCGGCACGGTAGTTTGCGCGAAAGGCAATATAGAGAAGCAAGAAATCAAGCCCCAGAAAGAAGCCGATCGGCCACGCACCGGTAACGAGGAAGAAGCCGCCATAGAGGACTGCAACGAGCCCGCAGATCACCAGCAGGACACGAAACCCCTTGCGCCCCAGCGAGCGATAGGGAATGAGTTCGGCAGAAAAAACCGGCTGATCGTTGAGCATTTCCATCTGCCTTCCTCGATACGGCTGATCAACGCGCATGTAGATCCGTTATGACAATCGACAAGAAACGATCCAGCACCCAAACAGCAAAAAAGTCAATTTCAACGGCGAAGCCCAGGCAAAAGCGCGTGAAGACCACCTACTCGAAAGACGAGCTGAA is a genomic window containing:
- a CDS encoding DUF2244 domain-containing protein codes for the protein MEMLNDQPVFSAELIPYRSLGRKGFRVLLVICGLVAVLYGGFFLVTGAWPIGFFLGLDFLLLYIAFRANYRAAKVKEQVVVSRANLSIRKFSPKGEVVEHRFNPFWARFRVRRHEEFGILSMHVSGEGRVTDIGSFLNPDDRESFAKAFRNALATVKLKI